A genomic segment from Drosophila miranda strain MSH22 chromosome 3, D.miranda_PacBio2.1, whole genome shotgun sequence encodes:
- the LOC108157934 gene encoding putative odorant receptor 59c, whose product MKKPLFERLRPVPLTKSVASSDACIYFYRAATFLGWVPPKARLHRWAYLLWTCTTMVLGLVYLPLGLFLTYVVHFDKFAASEFLTSVQVDINCIGNGVKACVTFSQMWRMRRINAMIAPLDERCTTLNQRQILHKMVARGNRIIVFFLSMYLGFTTTTLFSSVFAGKAPWQVYNPLVDWRQGTRQLWEASLLEYIFIGIGVCQELLSDSYPIIFLSIFRGHLAILEDRIKNLRSNPELSEKENYQQLVDCIKDYRTIVQCCDLIRPIMSATIFTQFMLIGIVVGVAAVNILFFTTSIWMTLSNIIFIAAICAESFPLCMTCELLIEDCESLASGIFHSNWMDSERRYKSAIIYFLHRVQQPIQFWAGAIFPICVQSNITVAKFAFSIITIVNQMNLADKFRKEG is encoded by the exons ATGAAGAAACCCCTCTTTGAACGCCTACGACCGGTGCCACTCACCAAGAGCGTCGCCTCTTCTGACGCCTGCATCTATTTTTATCGCGCTGCAACCTTTTTGGGCTGGGTCCCACCCAAGGCGAGACTGCATCGATGGGCTTATCTGCTCTGGACCTGCACAACCATGGTGCTGGGGTTGGTTTACCTGCCGCTGGGTCTCTTCCTCACCTATGTGGTGCACTTTGACAAGTTCGCGGCGAGCGAGTTCCTCACCTCGGTGCAGGTGGACATCAATTGCATTGGGAATGGGGTCAAGGCCTGTGTCACCTTCtcccagatgtggcgcatgcGGAGGATCAACGCAATGATTGCCCCCCTAGATGAGCGCTGTACGACGCTGAACCAGCGCCAGATACTCCATAAGATGGTGGCCCGGGGGAATCGAATCATTGTGTTCTTTCTCAGCATGTACCTAGGGTTCACCACCACGACGCTGTTCTCGTCGGTTTTCGCGGGAAAGGCTCCCTGGCAGGTGTACAATCCGCTGGTTGACTGGCGGCAGGGCACGCGCCAGTTGTGGGAGGCCTCGCTCTTGGAATATATCTTCATTGGCATTGGTGTCTGTCAGGAGCTGCTGTCCGACAGCTATCCGATTATTTTTTTGTCCATATTTCGCGGACATCTGGCCATTCTCGAAGATCGCATAAAGAATCTGCGCTCCAACCCCGAGCTCTCCGAGAAGGAGAACTACCAGCAACTGGTGGACTGCATCAAGGATTATCGGACTATCGTGCA ATGCTGCGATCTTATAAGACCCATCATGTCGGCCACCATCTTTACGCAGTTCATGCTGATTGGCATCGTCGTGGGTGTGGCGGCCGTCAACATACTGTTCTTCACCACCAGCATCTGGATGACCCTGTCGAACATCATATTTATCGCTGCCATTTGTGCGGAATCCTTTCCGCTCTGCATGACCTGCGAACTCCTGATTGAGGACTGCGAATCCCTCGCCAGTGGCATTTTTCACTCAAACTGGATGGACTCGGAACGGCGATACAAGTCAGCGATAATTTACTTTCTGCACAGGGTGCAGCAGCCCATACAGTTCTGGGCTGGGGCCATCTTTCCCATATGCGTGCAGAGCAACATCACGGTGGCCAAGTTCGCCTTTAGTATCATCACTATTGTTAATCAAATGAATCTGGCAGATAAGTTTCGAAAGGAAGGTTAA